In the genome of Vicia villosa cultivar HV-30 ecotype Madison, WI linkage group LG7, Vvil1.0, whole genome shotgun sequence, one region contains:
- the LOC131620184 gene encoding uncharacterized protein LOC131620184, with product MANIVTVNKKTTKHTFSCSFYREDITPLVRLSTRVTGQNLDEFRKTYGHILLMLTTRIDEWGLYTLLQFYDSELRCFTFQDYQLAPTLEEYAHILQIKVQHKDNWKPNGGTHGFYVKFLMREAETLADKEKWKEFNALLAVMIYGLVMFPNIPNFVDLTAICLFMDQNPEPTLLADTYYAIHSRYGKKGSVGGCLPILYEWFSSHLPKSGAFVTTRDSQKWPQRIMGLTANDIVWYHLRTDIEQVITRCGSFGNVPLIGTKGVINYNPKLALRQLGFVLKDKPLDKEIFESVCFEKGTDPDGLEKVRSAWNKIHTEDRTTLGGKNAIAKKAYTEWVEERVKERLLPFPKVSPLYEQPPEILTATVPAEEYNQVHVENIRLREKGEDAKIKYFLVDQKRAELAHERVAIKKKLKKEITQRIAVETQLKGSHLRSARLTEENAKLRNQIAEMESTSEKNTLPDCKGCESLVAHCDMLDGQLFRKDVVIQSFVKGRDREVTKKMFDETKKWSDEHFKQGGPLFYTEMD from the exons ATGGCTAACATTGTGACCGTCAACAAAAAGACTACGAAGCATACCTTCTCTTGCAGTTTCTACCGTGAGGATATAACACCTTTGGTTCGGTTGAGCACCCGAGTTACTGGGCAAAATTTGGATGAATTCAGAAAGACTTATGGCCACATTCTGCTTATGTTAACTACTCGTATTGATGAGTGGGGTCTCTACACTCTTCTTCAGTTTTATGATTCTGAGTTGCGCTGCTTTACCTTTCAAGATTACCAACTAGCCCCTACCCTCGAAGAGTATGCACACATTCTTCAAATCAAAGTTCAACATAAG gataactggaagcctaatggtgggaCCCATGGATTCTATGTGAAATTTCTGATGAGGGAAGCTGAAACCCTTGCTGATAAGGAAAAgtggaaagaattcaatgctctccTGGCCGTCATGATCTATGGATTAGTGATGTTCCCGAATATTCCAAATTTTGTTGATCTCACTGCCATTTGTCTCTTCATGGATCAAAATCCTGAACCCACTCTGTTGGCCGACACTTATTATGCCATCCATTCTAGGTATGGAAAAAAAGGATCAGTTGGGGGTTGTTTGCCAATACTGTACGAATGGTTTTCTTCACATTTGCCTAAAAGCGGAGCATTTGTCACTACAAGAGATTCACAGAAGTGGCCCCAAAGGATTATGGGACTTACTGCAAATGATATTGTTTGGTATCACCTCCGAACGGACATCGAGCAAGTTATAACCAGATGTGGCAGTTTTGGCAATGTTCCTCTCATAGGGACAAAAGGAGTTATCAACTATAATCCGAAGTTAGCACTGCGCCAGTTGGGTTTTGTACTGAAGGACAAGCCGTTGGATAAAGAGATATTTGAGTCCGTTTGCTTTGAAAAAGGAACCGATCCGGATGGTTTGGAGAAAGTAAGGAGTGCGTGGAACAAAATTCATACAGAAGACCGAACTACCTTGGGGGGAAAGAATGCTATTGCTAAGAAAGCTTATACtgaatgggttgaagaaagaGTTAAGGAGCgtctgttgcctttcccgaaggttagccCTCTCTATGAACAACCACCTGAGATTTTAACTGCCACTGTACCAGCTGAGGAGTACAACCAAGTACATGTGGAGAATATCAGGTTGCGAGAAAAAGGGGAAGACGCTAAAATAAAGTACTTCTTGGTGGATCAgaaaagggctgaattagcacatgag AGGGTAGCAATCAAGAAGAAGCTCAAAAAGGAAATTACTCAAAGGATAGCCGTGGAGACACAACTTAAAGGTAGTCATCTCCGTtccgctcgactaacagaagagaatgcAAAGCTCAGAAACCAGATAGCAGAAATGGAAAGTACATCTGAAAAGAATACCCTCCCTGATTGCAAAGGATGTGAGAGCTTGGTGGCCCACTGTGATATGTTAGATGGGCAGTTGTTTCGCAAAGATGTGGTGATTCAAAGTTTTGTCAAGGGAAGAGATCGAGAAGTGACCAAGAagatgtttgatgaaactaagaagtggagcgacgagcaCTTTAAACAAGGAGGACCTTTGTTTTACACCGAGATGGATTAG
- the LOC131620185 gene encoding uncharacterized protein LOC131620185, whose protein sequence is MDQLRDDLIQMRTQVTAQMAQFMEVMQNMADRQEELRIRMDTVAQVVADPPQRNPADIRVNGEPVIGGPGLIPPAANQGNPRGPPQPTLEGQTTQQIRRAAAIPVLEEDRHEDLFPESEWGFPHDAGRMFRGLEERMRAMEGQGLGMDINDLGLVPSVRVPPKFKVPDFEKYKGNTCPKTHVRAYYRKMHVYSEDEGLLMHFFQDSLTGASLEWYMRLERANIRSWRDLVDAFIKQYQYNVDMAPNRTQLQNLSQKANESFKEYAQKWHELAARVQPPMLEREMMDLFTNTLEGQYYSACSASSSFAELVMIGERIESGIKDGRIQNPNAASSSSGVIGKKPYNGFAKKREGETSAAYYGKGKSQAHQQVAAVTIPNVPFQQHQQRGYTPRQYQPKAPERTFDPIPMTYAQVLPYLLDLKLVQLRTLATPAKLPPNWDANARCEFHSGAPGHNIENCKALKYQVQNLLDSKAIEFTPTPGPNVVQNPMPPHGSHAANALDCVEDTRLVKDVTELGSLLPLLKVELLRMGLYAGCGELCNDCMATSSVCDKVKNGIQQLMDSGYLQFERVRRPEMAENAVNVASIPYTPARIPIPTRVPPLVITLPGPVPYNSEKAIPWNYGGEVFYQGAKYEVKAPVEKEDVDNVVGIGRMTRSGRIFNPPQNTRDDNAEALAQAKGKRVVEDVVDQGQSSNSDDTVAKEVEEFLKIIKKSEYKVVDQLSQTQSKISILQLLLCSETHRNALLRLLSTAFVPPEISVNQLEGVVSNINAGNGLGFTDADLPPEGRNHNRALHISVECKGTMLSRVLVDNGSSLNVLPKSSLMRLDYSGVEIRPSELTVRAFDGSKRSVFGEVDLPIMIGPQLFTITFFVMDIHPSYSCLLGRPWIHAAGAVTSTLHQKLKFATQGKIVTICGEEEHVVSHLASFRYIDVEGEVHETPCQAFEAVQTIKIPYVDNKKLEAPMSSLKEAKAVVESGHPEGWGRVLDLPIKQDKCGIGYQLSQSSSNEASKKPGTFVPIKFSSAGIVKDHICAADDDMDSDYDIEEWIKPCVPGQKLLNWSSEDIISIALDQKSTSPPDSVDNDLAMPRYDFGNPIYTAEEGDEEDCELPDELARLLKQEEKVIEPHQEPIETVNLGTEETRREVKIGASLNENVKEKLIGMLKDYSDIFAWSYEDMPGLDTDIVVHRLPLKENSPPVKQKLRRTRPDMSKKIQEEIQMQFDAGFLAVTVYPPWVANIVPVPKKDGKVRMCVDYRDLNRASPKDDFPLPHIDVLVDNTAQFSVFSFMDGFSGYNQIKMAPEDMEKTTFITPWGTFCYKVMPFGLKNAGATYQRAMVTLFHDMIHKEIEVYVDDMIAKSHTEEEHLVHLKKLFERLRKFRLRLNPNKCTFGVRSGKLLGFIVSERGIEVDPAKVKALQEMPEPRTEKQVRGFLGRLNYIARFISHLTATCEPIFKLLRKNQAIKWDDNCQKAFDKVKEYLQEPPILMPPVEGRPLIMYLTVLENSMGCVLGQHDESGRKEHAIYYLSKKFTDCESRYSLLEKTCCALAWAARRLRQYMLNHTTLLISKMDPIKYIFEKPALTGRIARWQMILTEYDIQYTTQKAIKSSVIADYLAHQPVDDYQSMYFEFPDEDIMCVAETFKSQDQEEGPEPGARWTLVFDGASNALGNGIGAVLTSPTGFHIPFTARICFDCTNNVAEYEACIYGIEAAIDLRIKNLAVYGDSALVISQINGDWETRHPNLIPYREHVVKLAQYFDEITFDHIPREENHLADALATLASMFKVKWDNEAPSIVIKRLDEPAFCGVIDNVPDEKPWFYDIKKFLETQEYPEGASLTDRKTLKRLSAKFFIAGGVLYKRNFDSVLLRCVDRHEAAKIMQEVHEGSFGTHASGHTMARKILRAGYYWSTLEHDCFNHVVVCYKCQVYADRVHVPPVPLNVLTSPWPFAMWGIDMIGEIKPTASNGHRFILVAIDYFTKWVEAASYANVSKQVVTRFIKHHIICRYGVPERIITDNGSNLNNKMMKELCENFKITHHNSSPYRPKMNDAVEAANKNIKKIVQKMVVTYKDWHEMLPFALHGYRTSVRTSTGATPFSLVYGMEAILPVEVEIPSLRVLTDVKLSEADWSCDNWVQTRFDQLNLIDEKRLAAICHGQAYQKKMKRAFDKKIRPRHFKVGDLVLKKILPIHNDPRGKWTPNYEGPYVVKKVFSGGAMILSTMDGEDFPLPVNADAVKKYFA, encoded by the exons ATGGATCAGTTAAGGGACGATCTTATCCAGATGAGAACTCAGGTTACTGCTCAGATGGCTCAGTTCATGGAAGTCATGCAAAACATGGCTGATCGCCAAGAAGAACTCAGAATCAGGATGGACACAGTTGCTCAGGTTGTCGCGGACCCCCCGCAAAGAAATCCTGCTGATATTCGTGTCAATGGTGAACCTGTGATCGGAGGACCTGGTTTAATTCCTCCTGCTGCTAATCAAGGTAATCCCCGTGGGCCTCCCCAGCCTACCCTTGAAGGACAGACTACACAACAAATCAGAAGGGCCGCTGCTATCCCCGTGTTGGAAGAGGACCGACATGAGGACTTGTTTCCTGAAAGTGAATGGGGATTTCCACATGATGCTGGAAGAATGTTTAGAGgtctggaggaaaggatgagggcAATGGAAGGCCAAGGATTGGgtatggatatcaatgacttgggttTAGTTCCTAGCGTCCGTGTGCCACCGAAATTCAAGGtacccgacttcgagaaatacaaagggaaTACTTGTCCTAAGACACATGTCCGAGCTTACTATCGCAAAATGCATGTGTACTCTGAGGATGAAGGATTGTTGatgcacttcttccaagatagcctgactggggcatccttggaatggtATATGAGATTGGAGAGAGCTAATATCCGAAGTTGGAGAGACCTGGTTGATGCCTTCATAAAGCAGTATCAGTATAATGTTGACATGGCACCAAATCGCACTCAATTGCAGAATCTATCTCAGAAAGCTAATGAGTCCTTCAAAGAATACGCGCAAAAATGGCACGAGTTGGCAGCCAGAGTTCAACCACCTATGTTGGAGAGAGAAATGATGGACCTGTTCACCAATACTTTGGAAGGTCAATACTATTCTGCTTGTTCTGCATCCTCGAGTTTCGCCGAGTTGGTCatgattggtgagagaattgaaagtGGAATCAAGGATGGTAGAATTCAGAATCCGAATGCTGCTAGTTCCTCCTCTGGGGTTATTGGAAAGAAACCTTATAACGGGTTTGCCAAGAAAAGAGAGGGTGAGACGAGTGCTGCTTATTATGGTAAAGGCAAAAGCCAGGCTCATCAACAAGTGGCCGCCGTGACTATACCGAATGTTCCATTTCAGCAACATCAGCAACGAGGGTATACTCCGCGCCAGTATCAACCAAAGGCACCTGAGAGAACTTTTGACCCGATCCCGatgacatatgcacaagtattgcCATACCTCCTCGACTTGAAGTTGGTACAATTGAGAACTCTAGCCACTCCTGCTAAGTTGCCTCCTAATTGGGATGCTAATGCAaggtgtgaattccactctggagcaCCTGGGCATAACATTGAAAACTGCAAAGCATTGAAGTATCAGGTTCAAAATCTTCTCGACTCCAAGGCCATTGAGTTCACTCCTACTCCAGGGCCTAATGTTGTTCAAAATCCCATGCCCCCTCATGGGTCTCATGCTGCAAACGCCCTCGATTGTGTTGAAGACACTCGTTTGGTTAAGGACGTGACTGAGTTAGGCTCTCTGTTGCCTTTACTGAAAGTAGAATTACTGAGAATGGGTCTATATGCTGGTTGTGGAGAATTGTGTAATGATTGCATGGCCACTTCCTCAGTTTGTGATAAAGTGAAGAATGGTATTCAACAGTTGATGGATAGTGGGTATCTACAGTTTGAGCGTGTGCGACGTCCTGAAATGGCTGAAAACGCAGTTAATGTGGCATCTATCCCGTATACTCCTGCCAGGATTCCAATTCCTACAAGAGTACCTCCTTTGGTTATTACACTTCCTGGTCCCGTCCCATATAACAGTGAAAAAGCGATCCCATGGAATTATGGGGGAGAAGTTTTCTACCAAGGGGCCAAGTATGAGGTTAAAGCGCCggttgagaaagaagatgttgataATGTTGTGGGCATTGGAAGAATGACGAGAAGTGGTCGTATTTTCAATCCTCCCCAGAATACTCGTGATGACAATGCAGAAGCTTTAGCTCAAGCAAAAGGTAAAAGAGTAGTAGAAGATGTAGTAGATCAAGGGCAAAGCTCTAATTCCGATGATACTGTGGCCAAAGAGGTGGAAGAGTTCCTAAAGATCATCAAGAAAAGTGAGTATAAAGTGGTTGACCAACTGAGTCAAACTCAATCAAAGATTTCGATCTTGCAGTTGCTCTTGTGTTCGGAGACACATCGAAACGCTTTGTTGAGACTCTTAAGTACTGCTTTCGTCCCTCCAGAGATCTCAGTAAATCAACTCGAAGGAGTGGTGTCAAACATCAATGCTGGTAATGGATTGGGGTTCACTGACGCTGATCTGCCTCCTGAGGGCAGAAACCACAATAGAGCTTTGCATATATCGGTGGAGTGTAAAGGGACTATGTTATCACGTGTTCTCGTGGATAATGGATCTTCTTTGAATGTATTACCGAAGTCGTCTTTAATGAGGCTAGATTATTCTGGTGTCGAGATAAGGCCGAGTGAATTGACAGtgagagcctttgacgggtcaaagAGATCAGTATTTGGGGAGGTTGACTTGCCAATAATGATAGGCCCTCAGCTTTTCACTATTACCTTCTTCGTGATGGATATCCACCCGTCTTACAGTTGTCTCCTGGGACGtccatggatccatgctgctggggccgtgACTTCCACATTGCATCAGAAACTCAAATTCGCGACTCAAGGAAAGATAGTCACAATATGTGGGGAGGAAGAACACGTGGTAAGCCATCTTGCGTCCTTCAGGTATATTGATGTGGAAGGAGAGGTCCACGAGACGCCTTGCCAAGCCTTTGAGGCTGTCCAGACTATCAAGATCCCTTATGTTGACAATAAGAAGTTGGAGGCTCCCATGTCTTCGCTAAAGGAAGCTAAAGCCGTGGTTGAATCTGGTCATCCTGAAGGATGGGGCCGAGTCTTGGATCTACCAATCAAGCAGGATAAATGTGGGATTGGATATCAGTTGAGTCAGAGTTCATCTAATGAGGCCTCCAAGAAGCCCGGAACCTTCGTCCCGATCAAGTTCTCTAGTGCTGGCATCGTCAAGGATCATATTTGCGCTGCTGATGATGATATGgatagtgattatgacattgaagaatggatcaagccgtgtgtcccgggacagaagcttctcaactggtcatctgaagacatcatctcaattgctcttgatcaaaa ATCCACTTCTCCTCCAGATTCTGTTGACAACGATCTTGCTATGCCTCGTTATGACTTTGGCAATCCTATCTACaccgctgaagaaggggatgaagaagattgtgaattgcctgatgagttggccagattgttgaaacaagaagagaaagtgatcgagccacatcaagagcctattgagacggtgaatcttggcaccgaagagacgagaagggaggttaaaataggggcttctttgaatgagaatgtgaaagaaaagttgattggaatgttgaaggattattctgatatcttcgcttggtcttacgaagatatgcctggattaGATACTGATATTGTTGTGCACAGGCTACCCCTTAAAGAAAATTCTCCGCCCGTTAAACAGAAACTCAGGAGAACACGTCCtgatatgtccaagaaaatccagGAAGAGATTCAGATGCAgtttgatgcaggttttcttgCTGTAACAGTTTACCCACCATGGGTCGCCAACATCGTACCTgtacctaagaaagatgggaaGGTACGGATGTGTGTCGACTATCGAGACCTGAATAgagcaagtccgaaggatgatttcccgcttcctcacattgatgtgttggtaGATAACACTGCTCAATtctcggttttctccttcatggatggtttttctggttacaatcagataaagatggcgcccgaagacatggaaaagacaacattcattacaccttggggcaccttttgttacaaggtcatgccgtttgggttgaagaatgctggggcaacctatcaaagggctatggtgactttgtttcacgacatgattcataaagagattgaggtctatgtggacgacatgattgcaaagtcccatACTGAGGAGGAACACCTTGTCCACCTGAAGAAATTATTTGAAAGGTTAAGAAAGTTCAGGTTAAGGTTGAATCCCaataaatgcactttcggagtgagaTCAGGAAAGTTGCTTGGTTTCATCGTAAGTGAAAGGGGTATCGAGGTCGATCCCGCCAAGGTAAAAGCtctacaagagatgcctgagccgagaactgagaaacaggttcgtggattcttgggaaggttgaattatattgcaaggttcatctcacacctTACCGCCACGTGTGAACCTATCTTCAAGCTATTGAGAAAGAATCAGGCAATAAAGTGGGATGACAATTGTCAAAAGGCATTTGATAAGGTTAAAGAGTATTTGCAAGAGCCTCCAATCCTCATGCCTCCAGTGGAGGGTAGACCGTTGATTATGTACCTGACGGTCCtcgagaattcaatggggtgtgtgctgggtcagcatgacgagtccggtcgaaaagagcacgcaatttattaccttagcaaaaagtttaccgattgtgaatcaagatactcactactcgagaaaacttgctgtgctttggcatgggctgctcgccgactgagacagtatatgttgaatcacactactttattgatttcaaagatggacccaatcaaatatatatttgagaaaccGGCATTGACAGggaggattgcccgttggcaaatgatcttgacagaatatgacatacAATACACTACTCAGAAGGCCATTAAAAGTAGTGTAATTGCTGATTACCTTGCGCATCAACCTGTGGACGATTACCAGTCTATgtactttgagtttcctgatgaagatataatgtgcgTGGCAGAGACTTTCAAAAGTCAAGATCAagaggaaggacctgaaccaggggcgcgatggacgctcgtgttcgatggtgcctctaatgcattgggtaatggtattggggctgtgcttacttctccaacaggttttcatattccatttacggccaggatttgttttgattgtactaataatgtggctgaatacgaggcttgcatatatggtattgaggcggccattgatttgaggattaaaaatctcgcagtttatggagattctgctttggtgattagtcagatcaacggagattgggaaacacgccaccccaacttgattccctatagagaacatgtggtgaaattggctcaatactttgatgagatcaccttcgatcacatccctcgagaggaaaatcatttggctgatgctttggccactttagcatccatgttcaaagtcaaatggGACAACGAAGCGCCGTCAATTGTGATCAAAAGGTTGGATGAACCTGCATTCTGTGGCGTCATTGATAATGTGCCTgatgagaaaccatggttttatgacattaagaAATTTCTGGAAACCCAAGAGTATCCTGAGGGTGCTTCCCTTACAGATAGGAAAACTTTGAAGAGACTGTCTGCCAAGTTCTTCATTGCTGGAGGTGTGTTATACAAGAGGAACTTTGATTCtgtgttgctcagatgcgtggatagacacgaagcagcaaaGATCATGCAAGAGGTACACGAAGGATCCTTTGGTACACATGCAAGTGGGCACACCATGGCTAGAAAAatattgagagcaggttattattggtcgacCTTGGAACATGATTGTTTCAACCATGTGGTGGTAtgttacaaatgtcaagtgtatgcagatagggttcacgtacctccggttcctctgaatgtgttgacatctccttggccatttgctatgtggggcatcgatatgattggggaaattaagcccaccgcctctaatggacatcgtttcatcctcgttgctattgactacttcaccaagtgggttgaagctgcgtcttatgcaaatgtctccaagcaagtagtgactcgcttcatcaagcaccatataatttgtcgttatggggttcctgagagaattatcactgataatggatccaacctcaataacaagatgatgaaggaattatgcgagaatttcaagattacgcatcataactcctccccgtatcggccaaagatgaatgacGCAGTTGAGgcggccaataaaaacatcaagaagattgtgcaaaagatggtggtcacttataaggattggcatgagatgttgccctttgctttacatggttatcgtacctcggTGCGTACTTCCAcgggggcaactcctttctcgttagtatatggcatggaagcgattcttccggttgaggttgagattccttcgttaagggtattaacagatgtgaagctcagtgaagctgattggt